attacttattgtttattatgaAAACAATAGAACAATACAACAGAAAACCTAAGAAAATTCCAGACCCAACCAAACCAGCCCCAACCAGCCCAACCGATCAACTGCCACTACCACGTCTTCTTCTGTTTCCATCCCTGTCTTCAAATTTAACGAGAATGAGACCACTTAAAGAATGTAATTATGTACAggaacaagaaaattaatGTACAAGCCTTGCGGCTTGGTCTCGTATGACAGAAAATTCCATAATATATATAGGGCTTGCCCATAGGTTGGTTAGCCAATTATCCCTATTCTATAATCAGTACCTCCTTAATCTTCAAATTACTCTTAGTAACTAAACTAATGAAAAACTATAGTAACATAAATTTTGTATAATTAAAATAAGGTCTAAACTAACAAATAACTAATACTTGCAAATAAACTTTTAATGATTCCTTTTCCTGTTGTTCAATGTTCAACTATAAATCAGCAAAATTATCATAGACATCTCTCCAATTCTTAAAGAAACCATAGAAGAATTTAATACCTAATCCAATATCTTTACTACCAAGAGTAGCTCTTATAGAATGCATAGACAATTGAGGAATACCCAAATCAATAGTTCTTGCACCTGTACTAGTGGAAATTGCTGGACCAATAGTACCACCTGATCTTGAATCGTTTCTAATTTGGAAATATTGGACTTTATCTCCATTCTTTTTGGCCAATTCTTCAGCCAAGGCAAGACCGATTGAATCAGTAGCCATATGACCATTAGGATCCAAAGATAAGGTGACACCGATATTTGGTAATGGTTTATGATGTTCCAAATAAACACCTGGGAAGTTCGGATTGAATAAATGATTAACATCGGCAGATAAAACAATAGAATTAGCATAAGTCAATCTCAAACTTTCTTGAATATCAAGAACTTCTGGATTATAGAAATTAGATGACAACACTCTGTCAACaactaattcaattaatccACCTCTAGCACCTTGTCTAGTGAGAGAgccaatttcttcattatcaaacaacccaacaattgaaaaagaatccTCGGCCAAATTGTTGTCCACGGTAGAATCAATCAATGCATTAAGAGCAGCAAATGAACAAACTCTATCGTCAACTCTTGGagcaaaaacaaattctttGTTAAGCCCACCTTTAGTACCCTTTTGAACGTCATAAAGTTGTAAATCCCATTGTAAAATATCACCCACTGAAACATTAGCAAGTTTAGCAATATATCTTAACAACTTCAATGGATGTTTACCATATAATGGAgcattcttttcttcttcagtaggttgttcttcttctttatcattttcaCCAGAGAAACCAACTACTGGTACAGCTTGCGTTTCAGTATTAAAAGGTCCATTAGCTGGAGCACCAAAATGTGGGGCAAGAGTAGGAATATGAGCAATTGGATGTGGGGTTGAATCCACCAAATGTTGACTGACTTTACCCTTACCATCTTTAACTAATAATCTACCACCAATTCCTAAATCTCTATCCCACCAAACACTACCTAATGTCCCAGCATAAGGAGCAACACCTAATAATTCATAACCATCAACTTTAGCCTTTGTAGAATTTGGTTTCAAAACAGTGGTAAGAGAATCAATATGGGACCCAATGGCACCAACCCCTTTTGAAGCTTGCCAATCCttaccaacaacaaatgcGGCAAGTGATGAACCATTTCTAGTGGTGAAATATTTACCTGCTTTCAAATCGGCCCAAGATTTACTTTCTGGGAGATAAGTAAAACCTTTCAGTTCAAGTTgacttttgaaaaaattaacaacGTGATAGATGGTTGGGTTTTTATAGGTGAATTCAATATAATCATCGGCAATTTTACTATAATAATCATCTGTGAATTTTTTGGTAGAATTGACCTCCaagttttgaatttgaactGGTTGAGTTTGTTCAATTGGTTTCTCTTGAGAAGCTTTTTGAAGTTGTTTTAAAGATTCGGAAATACCCAAAAGAATATCGTCAATGTTAGACATTTTGAAGGTGATATTAGTATATCTGTTGCAATAAAATTTGGgaggaaagaaagaaggaaaaaaagtagaattggaaattgcATTGATAAGTTGGGCTcccttttttctttatataCGTTTTGGACGAAATTGTGGCGATCGCGGAATTATTTCCCCCTATTGTTTGCGACTAAACGTTCAAAAAGTAGTTTGGGTGCTGGTCAAAATTCTATTTATCGTGCCGTGCATACGAATTGAAACCGTcgttttatctttttttttttttggtaaagCTCATACATTAGTTCTATAATCTCTATCAATTCTGTGGCTTTTCACTAGCAAAAGTAGCAGCGACTATTAAAGGAAATACTAAACTTACATCGGCATAAACTTTCACTGATTTTGCTTCAGCCTTTATTTTCCCCCATGAAATAGCTTCATCTGGTCTAGCACCAGCATCAGATCCATCAAATTCTTGTCCAGTGTTGATATAAACAGCATAATCAGCACCATTTCTCATCAAACAGGCATTACAAATATGATGTTTGATCAATCCACCTCCCAAAATAATCATACCAGCTTTAGATGCAGCCATAGACATTGAGTTGATTTTTCTTATATCAGCCACTATATCTAATCTTAATTGTTGTGGAGATGCTTTAAAAGTATGAAAGAATAACATATCACCAATAGACCCATCGGTTAAAGCTGGACAGAAAATTGggattttgtttttgtgaGCCCAATATAAAACTGAAGATTCatcattgatttctttaCCTAACcgatcaattaatttcGATGGGGTCCAAATAGCCTCGGAACCAGCAATTAATCCTTTAGGacccaattttttcattgcttcttcttgttcttctaAACATTTATCTAAAATAGGAACAATCCATTCTTCAAACTTACaataattatcattaggAACTAGCAAATTGCCAATTCTATTCATTCCTTGATCACGTAATCCTTTACCAGGTAAAGTAAAATCTCCCATATAAGTTGGTGCTAAAActttaattaaatcttcttctaccCCTCCTGCACTAGCAACAATAGCACTCACCATTTTATGTTGTACCAAATAACGTAAAGTATCTCTTAATCCcgatgaaatcaaattggatGTATAACCCATGAATATCGTGGTTTTTTGATAaccttcatcatcaaattcacCAGTTTGTTCATGTTCTTCTAATGTATCCTTATGTTTACCTCTCCAAGATCtcatattatcaataatatcacAAGCTtgtgataatgatgatgctTGAAATCCCATGGTTGACATagatttgattaaatcTTTTGCTCTCATATTATAGGCATTGTCTTGAGAATAGTCAATCCCCTTAACTTCTTGGAAATCTTCTGGGACTGGAATAGATTGTTTTAATACGGCATCAGAGGCCAAACCTGGTAATTTTCCTGAACCACTCATTATTAGTTGAAATGTGGAGTTATGGTACAAATGCCAACTATTGATAGtgagaaattgaaaattttttttttcaaccatCTTTGGTTAGATTCGTGATGTGCGGGTCCTACATGGCATGATATTACTTGAATTGCAATTCTAAAAACACATCCGCGATTGTCTTAGATCTATATATAGAGATCTCTATCTATCCTGCGTTTGAGTTTCATGTTCTAGATTCGAATGTAATTTCTTgagtatatatatatatattgtgTATGGAATATATAAGTTATTAGATAAAATTGTACATGACTGATAGTCTTTACTTATGTAATTTCATTCTCAATGTTTAGTTAACACCCCCTTATTAGCTTTTAAttatttccattttttatataaataaatgcatttcttcttcttcttcttctatcTATCTCCTTCCATCCTTGAATACTAACCACGTACCCTTCTTTAAGCTCTTTCTTTCACTTCAGGAGTCcaagatttgaattttggtTTAGCAGTATTATAACAAACATAAGCACCTGGAGTATTAGTTAAATTTGGTTTATGATGAGCTGGTAAAGGATAAGCTCTCGTTGTTTTAGCATCACCAATCAAGGCATTAGGTGGAGTATTAGTACCATAACCTAACCAATAATGCCAACCTGGTTCTACTTGTGACATATCTTGGTTCCATTGAGAATATTCAACCCATCTTGTACGTAAATGAATTTCTTCTGGGGCATCAGTTTCATAATATTTATTACCAAAATCATCTATTCCAACTAACCAACCTCGTTTGGTATCGttgtgatgatgaatttgcCATGCGGCTCTTTTTAAACCTgatgaataaatattttttaatgtACGGAAAATTGAAGTTGACATTGTTGATGGGTGAAATAGGGGAATAGCAATATCTATTAGTTTGTTAAGAGTGTTTTTATGGTTTGTTAaggtttattttttttggtttcttgCTAATGGTGAGAAAATCAGAAAACAATTTGGATTGATTGGTTGAAACAAAGTTATGCGGAAATGAATTGTAACCTCACTTCCAAATATGGAAGTCTAGCTCATAGTGAAAGAAAAACTAAATATTAAAAcaagaatcaaaataaacaaatcaagaattaataCAAGCACCTCTTAGCCCAGACTACCACACAATGCTGACTAAACACACTCAAGAGCTTGAAAACTTGCGAAAATTAAGAGCAACACTAGAAGCAATAAAAGAATCAACCGCTAAAATGTTACAAGATATTACAACAATATACAAGGATAACAACCCCcaattattacaaaacTCTAAAGATTTCCAAAAAGctttaaatgatttatgaaaaaaaaaatatactttGGAGGACTTAAATAACGTACTGTCTATTTACTTACCTATACATGGAATAATGGAAATGTTTGGGAAATATTTATGACACCCTTGGgtgatatttattttatatttatttttcaatttcaaatcatctttatttaatgaaataatctttgaaatttgtgatatattatcatttaattgttcaattgcagaaatcaattcttcataccaagtaataattaatgaatcttgtaaaaaattatttttggtgTCTCGtttaatataatcaatcaattgatgatattctttttcaacaacaacaagattATTTTTTGCACTTGCCAACAATTCAAGACATTTCATTAAAGTTAATTTATTGTTCAGACCAGGTGCTGTATTAGTAGTTAAAACAGATTGATATTGTTCAAAAGTTGGGAACATTGGAACTCCTATTGATGACCATGGTTTCATTCTAAGATAATATAGATTCTCCATTGATGTGAGATTATTGATGGGTCCCTTTGTGTAGTCAATGATTTGTAATTTCGATAATACCGAAAGATATTTTAATTGACATTGAGTTAAATTACGCATAGCtttcaatgatttgattaaataATCTTGATTAAAATTTAAAGTTGCAGTTAATTGTGGAATTATCACTTGttgattatataaattgatttcctTTAATTGATCTTTTTTAGGTCCCgctttcaattttttgatttttttagGAATATTGGTTTCTAAATGATTGATTTTCCCCAATAAAATCTGTGATACTCTGTTTTCTAAATgttcaataatatttaaaatcaaataatctGCATACCAATAGATCAAATACATTTCAAATGGTTTATAAAGATCCAATGAAAGTccattcaataataattctaaCATCAATTGCATTTTACCAAAATAAACGTAGGACGTGACACTGATACTAAGCTCACCAGTGGCAAACTCATCACCAACACCATATGTTTTATGCATTTCATATTCAAATGATTCCCAACCAACTTGCAAAGTGTCCCACAAAACTAACCCCTTggataataattgttgcAGTCGACAAGGATTACTGGCAAATGTCGTCAAATAATGATACATGCCACTTTCTAAATCATTGAGATTTGCATTATGCactttaataatttctgCTTTGACATTATCTTTAATTTGggataaattattttcaaatttaccTAACATAATAGTGCTTTTACCAATTACATTTTCAATCCAATCAATAACTAAATTTGGTAAATTGACATTATTTGAaccaaatattgatttgttaTCACGTATAAAATACAATTGGAAAAACCCTCTAGCGAACACcgaaaatttttcaatggggaatttaatattataatgCAAAAAATCgtataattgattaattgatttgatggAATTTGCTTGGTTGGTGAATCTGTGAAtagttttaaaaatattagTTAAACAATCCCAAGTAGTTTCTAAATCAATGCTAGTCAATTTTTCAGGAATGCTTTTATTTACTAAATCAACttgaataaattttgaGAATGAACCCATTGGGATAACCGTGTCATCAAATTTGACGTTTTGTAATTTAgttatttgattaattgcATCTAgacaaaaatcaaatttagaATCAGAAGTTGCTATATCATTCTTTCCATCCATAAAACTTGTATGCTGTGTGGTTTTGAAagtattttcaaatttgacCAAGTTggcaacaatttttaattggGTGATCAAAGTATCAGCTTCAATAATCTCATCGTTACTTAGTATCCATTCAATACAatcattgatttcttcaataaagTAAACAGGAGATATGtcttcaaaaaaatttaaattcatCGATTTGGTattcaaatcttcttcttcatacAATACCGTTCTTGACAAATATATAGTAAATCCAATAAACTTACATAATCCCATGGTAAACGTTTTCAATACTCgatgaacaaattgataatttaaattatcTTTCAGATAATCAACTGCAGGTAATCTGGAATTGTAAAATGAGAATTTCCCTAGCCCGGAATTTTCatgattcaaataattgacTAATAATGTTTGAACATATCGACAACTCAACACCGTAACAGGCAAACTATTACTTTCTAACCAGTTTACCAAATTGGATAATAGCTTAGTttgaatattgataatgacATTTACTTCTTGTGGTTTGCTACAATCAAACGTGATTTCTTCCGGtgttaattttattaatccAGTGTCCAATCTTGGATTGAGAACTTCCAAAGCTCTGGTTCCTTCCAATAATTCAAAGTACGGAGATTTGACTACTTTATTGTTGGTAATACTCTCTAGGGAAgcaaatatttcttttgtaatatcaatcaaatccTCGTCTGTTTCATAATTGAAATCAGGTCTGGATTTATCAATGGTTAATCGATCTatgattaaaaaaaaattctgtTAGTAAAATGTTTTGCAAAATTCAAACTGAGACGTATGTAGTAGTTATTGATCATACTTAACGACAGCAAAACCATTATTCCCACTCTTAGTAATAAGTATCGGGGTAATGTCTTGTTTtatgattgaaaaatgtaTATACAATGATTGGTTGTTagttcaaaaaataatacagaaagaagaaaaaaaaaattcatcacatacaaaacaaatactTTTGCGAGAGTATGTGTTTTGTCACGTCATTACGTGTATCCACCAACAACAGTCCAAAATATAAAGTGTTATGTATAACCAAAATTTTGCAgcctttttctttaaaaagATTTCTTCGAGTTGATACATGCAAGCAGTGTTTCTTAATTGGAAGTTACAGAGTATGTTGATATTTTGCAGTGTTATATATTGGGGTGAGCTATTAAGATTGCAAATCTTATTGAAACCATATTTGCGAACTTTTGGTAAGTAATTATTGATAGAAAATGTAAGAAATATTCTGAAATCACATTTCAGATCTAAGTGGGTTTGTAAACCTATAAAACACAAGTTCCTGATTGTAATGCACCGAAGAAAGCACACTTTATTTATTGTCGACAGACTAGTTTACAAGAGAGAAGTATCACTGATTAAAAGTGATGGTCAACMAMCCGAACGGACACTCTTCATTATTGGAGTCAAGCAGGAATAGAATAATACTTGGGAACACAGACGTCTTAGTATACAGATACACCTGGAAcctttttccaaaaaaaaaaaaaaaaacgggGATAAAGCAAACCTGTAAGATATCTAAATACGTATATCAATCCCGATTCGGAGAAATGTTGGTCTGGAACCTTTTCTCCTAATATCATTTTTACTCATCGAATACAAATGTTTTTAGTTCAACATTAAATCTGCCAAGTTAATTGACATGTCCTTTATGtcaaatataaataccAAGCCATGTGGCGATTTATTAGAATAGGGTGTAAACTTACTACTActgaaaatattttctggAAATATGTAAATCTCTTTATTAGTTGCTTGGGTTTGCTTTTAGGATCGCTtacaattaaataatacGATCCTACAATTGCTATTCTTTATGTTAACTTCAAGTATTGTAATAATCTGGCTGGCTTATACTCTAACAAACACCAATAACTGCTTAAGCTAACATTAAGGTATCAACCATAGTAATAATGCTGTAGTTCCATTCATAAGGCTGGAGATGGATTGCTTAAAGAACATTCaagaaggaagaaaaaaaaaaatttgtgtGTATTATATGCAGGATTGTAAACGGTGTGTCATCTTTGTTGATTACTAATTATTCTTTGactaaaaaagaatattcaaatataaGAACAGTCAACAATACTTCCATCTTTTAATTTCGTTTATTccttttttcattctttccttcttttcCATCTTACTTCTTTTTGGAatatttaatcaaatatatCAACTATATACATTTCAATCATTATTCTTTGGTTGAACAATAGTTATTCATATTTCCATTCAAGGGTGTTTGATTCtctattatatttttttttggttgccACACGTTCTACTTCATAATTGAATTCGCCTCCTCCCTCCTCCTTCCTCCaccccccttttttttcccatACAAAGAAACCAATTAGTTCAATACATTCTACACCAAGAATTAAACAACCATTTTCAACTATCCTTATTCCCATAAAAAATGACAgatattaaaagaaatttttcagaTATTGCCTCACCAGCAAATCTAGATGATACCAAGAAACTTCACGTAGATTCTactgcaacaacaaaagtGGGCAGAAAACCAATCGATACCGAACCTAAATCAAAGAGAACTGCTCAAAATAGAGCTGCTCAAAGGGCATACCGTGAACGTAAAGAACGTAAAATGAAAGAGTTGGAAGATAAGGTAAGATTATTAGAAGATGCAAATGTCAGAGCACTAACTGAAACCGATTTTTTACGAGCTCAAGTAGACGTGTTGAAAAATGAGTTGGCTAAATATACTGGTGGTAGCGATTTTCtggatttgaatttacCTACTAAAGTTGGTCATTTATCACATCCAAATAATCATCACAGTAATGTTTCTACAGGTACACCTCATGGTTCAATGTCATCTTCTAACTCTGTTGCAAGTTTAGATAATGACAAACCTTCCAGTGCTTCATCGGTATCAAACAATTCACCTGGTTTTGCTTTTGATAATCCTTGGTCTAAAGATAACATACAAAAGTTAAAGCACCagcatcaacaacaacaacaaaaggtTCCCCAAGGTGTGCCGGATTTGGTGCTGGGttcatcttcatcgtcTACACCTTTAAATGACAATTTATTGGTCACTCCTGAATCGTTGACTGGCTTGTCTACATCGAGTAAATATACTGGCCAGAATAATGTACCAACCAATTTGGATTTCACCAATCAGTTTGATGAACAAGTTGATCCATTTTGTgttaaattgaatgaagcATGTGGAACCAAAAGTAACCCAGTGCCCAAATTTAAACGTTCAGGTTCTAAAGCAAATACTTCAGTAACAAATAATTCCCCACTTGCCCACTTGGTATCACCGGAATCTCAACAATATACCAATTCTTCTAATATCGACTTTATGAATGatccatttttcaatggtgTGGGAACTGATTATAactttaattttgataGCAAGAATGGTTCCATTCAAGATCCTTTATCGTTTCTTCAGGATGACAACTTTGATCTTGCATTGGCATTTGGTGATCCAAGTCCTACTGGTAATGAAGCAGAAGCCGAtccaatttcattattaacaaCAGAAGAATCTATATATGATCCATTGACAAACAACAGTGATAAACTTTGTAGTACGGTTAAAGCTGATGATGTTAATACTGacttcaatttcaatgattttgtCAAGAATTCATTACCTGAAAAACAAGAGAAAGGTAAATATGAACCaccatcaacatcaaagactacaaataataatgaagaagaagataaagatGAAGTTGTGCCGGCACCTCCACAAACACTCAAATGTAGTGAAATTTGGGATAGAATAACGTCACATCCAAAATATACTGAACTTGATATTGATGGGTTGTGTAATGAGTTGAAAAGTAAAGCTAAATGTTCTGAAAAGGGAGTAGTGATAAATACTGCTGATGTGAATCAATTACTAGAGCGAAGTATAAAACATTAATCAAGTTAGTGGTGggtttaatttattttacGGTATTTCAATTGACATCTATTTggctttatttttttgtatttatatttatatttggtTATTAACCAGAattattttggtttttttttttacgtTATAcgtttttattttgtaattatttttttatatttggtTTAGTCTAATTGGTTAtacaataaatatttatggaacttgtatttttttttttttcattccatcaatcaataaatcaatcatCCATTGAAATATCACCATaatcaacatcatctgCTTCTTCTAAAAACTTATCTATATCTTTTAAAGAATCTTCAACATTACTATCAATGGCTTTCTTTGATTCAACTAGAACTTGTTCTTGACCATGATCTATTTCAACTGACCCTTCCCTCTTGTCTTCAGCTTTAAATGTGATTGACTTATCTGCCTTTAGTtcaagtttattttttccaTCAGTAaaacttttcttcttctcttgCTCCTCCTCCTCATTATCATcctcttcatcttcattttctgAAGTTTCTGGTGATGTGGTTTTACTAACTTGCAGAGATCGATCCAGatctcttctttttgtttctgATTTTATAGATATTTGACTACTCTCTCCAGTTCCAATATCTAAATCATCTAATTCATgtaatattgaatttgtaCCACTTTTAATCagttcattttcttctcttttttgagcaatttccaatttattctttattgattcaataaaaatatcaaaattcttctttgttgGTTTATCCAAGATAAAATTAGGgttatcttcattattagtAAATAATTCAACTGTAGCATCAAGAGCTTTAATTAAAGcttgtaattgatttgactCTAATTCTTCCGTTATatgaaatttattcaaattgttaatGATGCATCTTTTAACATTACGAGCATCTACTTGTTCAACCACttgtaataaataaacaCATTGCCATAAATGTGATGTTGCTTGATTTATTTCCTCATTCGATAATTTAACTAAATTTCGAGGATCACACCATGATATTAATTGAGGGATTATAACACTTGGCGATAATTCTGTTTCTGTTTCAGTGAAAAGTCGATAAATAACATCACCACTAACTGCAgctaaattgatttgatgatttataCGAGAAAAGGCATAAACTGGAATACAAAATGacaaaatttgttgtaattcttgatttgatttggtgTTGGGgttgaaataaataagtACAATCGCTTCAAATAAATGCTTTTCATGCTCTCGAtctgtttcttcttcagtttcATCGTCATTGGTGGTAGTTGGATCatcattaccaccaccaccaccaccaccaccaccttgAATAGCATTTCCAAATAAACTCCGTTTGTCAGTCTTGTACAAAATATCGGCTAAAAACAATTTGCATAATCCTTCAGCGACAATGCATTGTAATTTTGGTGCatcaaatgaatttaaaactttgaaaaacaTTCTTGAATATTTGTATTTAGATGATTTATCAAGAATACTCATACCATAAATTGCCAATATATCCACAATAGCTTTCATTCCAATCTCTTTCACTTCTTCACCATTACTTCTCATTGCCAGTAATAATGTTGTAGTTGCAATTCTGGCAATTTTGgaatcaattaaagaatAAAGTCCTAAACAAGTTAACCCAGCAAGatataatttctttttcgatTCATTCTGAATAGCATAATTGACAATACCACTGTAAATAGAACTCAATGAAAGATGATCATCCAAACTATGAGTAATTACTTCCAATACATATTGTGTCATGGTAAGACATCTTAACACAATATCATCTGGTGGCATATCTGGTTCAATTCTTCGCTTCTTTGTTACTGCACTgagtgatgatgattgttgagattcatcatcaccatttcccaaaatatcatcatcatcatcatcaaatgtAGCGGCAGCAGAATGGAACTCTTCATCATCTCGAGAATCACGAATATCAGTAATTATTTCTACCGCCATGGAAacaaaatctttttcatttatagAAAGTGCTCGTAATACTCTAAGTGCCACTGATATTAACCCATCAGGTAATTTATCTTCAGTTAATGTCATTCTTATTATATGTAacaattttcttcttgcCATTTCATCTCCataatcaaaatctttaacaattaataataattgattaataatgaattctaattctttcaaaGCATCTACAAAGGGGATACAATCATTTTCATGTTCTTGTTCAAAGATTTGAACAGTctgaattttcaattcactAGTGGTTTCAAGCGCCCTAATACAAGAATCATATTTTGTTTGAAGTTCTTCTAATTTAGCCGTTATATCTTCTGGTTGatgttcaatttcatcaagatttttattgatatcttccaattgttgttgcaaatCTTCCATCAGGAAATCCTTGATTTGATCAGCAATCTCTTGATTTTCTTCAGTAATCAAATCTTCTAGATTCCCActgttgtttttcaattgtttaattctCTTTTTGAACAAATCCTTAGcaatattgatttcaataatatcttcttcaatgtTAGATAAACTTTTACGGAAATTATCGGCATCAGTATTTATTCTGGAAATCTGGTTTTCAAGActaaatatttgattatcTAATTCGTCAATCTTGGCATTATAAGTTTCCCATGTCTTAActaaattttcattttcatttatagTTTTCAACCTCACTGACAAATACTTTTCTAATGTTATTGACAAATCAAGTAATTCAGGGAAATTGGCATCCATTAAAGCATGTAATTGATTCTCATTacaatattgataaaacgTCCTCATCAAGAATGCCTTTTCTGTAGTTAGATTTTTCCAATatgattcatcaattttaatagTTTCAAGAACTTCtggtttatttttaaaaaatgcTAATATGGCCTGTTCAGCTATAGCACTCTTGAcatttaattgatcaattaattctaataaatcTTCATTGACAGATTGATACCAATAAATGGTAAGCATTTTAGTGGCGGCTGCTTTAACAGTTTCATCACGATCATTTAACCCccattttaataaaaattccctatcttcaaattcaagATCATCCAAATCAGTTATTAATTCACGAGCTATTTTAGAATAAACCAATCTTCTATTAATAGAATTGGAATCTCTGGCTCGTTCAAGTAAAATCGGTATTGTATCTTGTGTTTTAaccaaattcattaatgcTGCACGTCTGACTTCTGGACTATCATCATTTTGAATggaatttatcaatttattctGAATTTGGTTACTTGATATTAATTCATCCTCAAATTCTCCAGTATCACCTTCAATactaaattcaaataattgaaaatgtgaTAATGCCACAACAGCTTGAATACGTATCGACAGCTCTTTATCTTGTAGCCTATTACTTAATAAAGTATATAACGCTTCCAATGTATTATT
The sequence above is a segment of the Candida albicans SC5314 chromosome 3, complete sequence genome. Coding sequences within it:
- a CDS encoding uncharacterized protein (Non-catalytic subunit of N-terminal acetyltransferase of the NatC type; flow model biofilm repressed), which codes for MVLSSLNRLTIDKSRPDFNYETDEDLIDITKEIFASLESITNNKVVKSPYFELLEGTRALEVLNPRLDTGLIKLTPEEITFDCSKPQEVNVIINIQTKLLSNLVNWLESNSLPVTVLSCRYVQTLLVNYLNHENSGLGKFSFYNSRLPAVDYSKDNLNYQFVHRVLKTFTMGLCKFIGFTIYLSRTVLYEEEDLNTKSMNLNFFEDISPVYFIEEINDCIEWILSNDEIIEADTLITQLKIVANLVKFENTFKTTQHTSFMDGKNDIATSDSKFDFCLDAINQITKLQNVKFDDTVIPMGSFSKFIQVDLVNKSIPEKLTSIDLETTWDCLTNIFKTIHRFTNQANSIKSINQLYDFLHYNIKFPIEKFSVFARGFFQLYFIRDNKSIFGSNNVNLPNLVIDWIENVIGKSTIMLGKFENNLSQIKDNVKAEIIKVHNANLNDLESGMYHYLTTFASNPCRSQQLLSKGLVLWDTLQVGWESFEYEMHKTYGVGDEFATGELSISVTSYVYFGKMQLMLELLLNGLSLDLYKPFEMYLIYWYADYLILNIIEHLENRVSQILLGKINHLETNIPKKIKKLKAGPKKDQLKEINLYNQQVIIPQLTATLNFNQDYLIKSLKAMRNLTQCQLKYLSVLSKLQIIDYTKGPINNLTSMENLYYLRMKPWSSIGVPMFPTFEQYQSVLTTNTAPGSNNKLTLMKCLELLASAKNNLVVVEKEYHQLIDYIKRDTKNNFLQDSLIITWYEELISAIEQLNDNISQISKIISLNKDDLKLKNKYKINITQGCHKYFPNISIIPCIGK
- the CAP1 gene encoding DNA-binding transcription factor (AP-1 bZIP transcription factor; apoptotic, oxidative stress response/resistance, multidrug resistance; nuclear in oxidative stress; complements S. cerevisiae yap1 mutant; oralpharyngeal candidasis-, human neutrophil, Spider biofilm induced); its protein translation is MTDIKRNFSDIASPANLDDTKKLHVDSTATTKVGRKPIDTEPKSKRTAQNRAAQRAYRERKERKMKELEDKVRLLEDANVRALTETDFLRAQVDVLKNELAKYTGGSDFSDLNLPTKVGHLSHPNNHHSNVSTGTPHGSMSSSNSVASLDNDKPSSASSVSNNSPGFAFDNPWSKDNIQKLKHQHQQQQQKVPQGVPDLVSGSSSSSTPLNDNLLVTPESLTGLSTSSKYTGQNNVPTNLDFTNQFDEQVDPFCVKLNEACGTKSNPVPKFKRSGSKANTSVTNNSPLAHLVSPESQQYTNSSNIDFMNDPFFNGVGTDYNFNFDSKNGSIQDPLSFLQDDNFDLALAFGDPSPTGNEAEADPISLLTTEESIYDPLTNNSDKLCSTVKADDVNTDFNFNDFVKNSLPEKQEKGKYEPPSTSKTTNNNEEEDKDEVVPAPPQTLKCSEIWDRITSHPKYTELDIDGLCNELKSKAKCSEKGVVINTADVNQLLERSIKH